One Colias croceus chromosome 7, ilColCroc2.1 genomic window carries:
- the LOC123693145 gene encoding peptide deformylase, mitochondrial-like: protein MGILRKTLNWYAKLSPSRGIVNPPYEHIVQIGDPRLRKICDQVPIEAIKTNEIQKLIIILEHMLNKYGSVGMSAPQVGINKRIFVMRHTAKQIKSELPEIVKSRNMYEVPFTVFINPVVKVLDYNKVIFPEGCESIKSFQADVARHQSVEVTGYNEVGEQSTQQYSGWPARIVQHEMDHLNGKLYTDVMDRKTLQCVCWEEINLSKGKVAILYSP from the exons atggGGATACTaagaaaaacattaaattggTATGCTAAATTATCACCCAGTCGCGGTATAGTAAATCCTCCATATGAACACATTGTGCAGATAGGCGATCCTAGGTTACGTAAAATATGCGATCAAGTTCCTATTGAGGCTATAAAAACGAAtgaaattcaaaaattaattattatattggaaCATATGCTTAATAAGTATGGAAGTGTTGGAATGTCAGCTCCTCAGGTGGGcattaataaaagaattttcgTCATGAGACACACTGCGAAGCAAATTAAATCCGAACTACCAGAAATTGTGAAAAGCAGAAATATGTACGAAGTACCATTCACT GTTTTCATTAATCCAGTTGTCAAAGTACTGGActataataaagtaatatttcCTGAAGGATGTGAAAGTATAAAATCATTTCAAGCAGATGTTGCAAGACATCAATCTGTTGAAGTAACAG GTTACAATGAAGTAGGAGAGCAAAGCACACAACAGTACAGTGGCTGGCCGGCCAGAATAGTTCAGCATGAAATGGACCACTTGAACGGCAAACTATATACTGATGTTATGGACAGAAAGACGCTACAGTGCGTATGTTGGGAGGAAATCAACTTGAGTAAAGGAAAGGTTGCTATACTATATAGCCCAtag